A single region of the Ptychodera flava strain L36383 chromosome 9, AS_Pfla_20210202, whole genome shotgun sequence genome encodes:
- the LOC139140050 gene encoding CMP-N-acetylneuraminate-beta-galactosamide-alpha-2,3-sialyltransferase 1-like — protein MFRYRRFHRPFILLSMAMSCFISGYLLGFQYERSYLRSIKTSRDDVKSLRGRRISPHDAAPNILDSNKLAKIARLLGVKAETGDVNGVGYRQLQYQITRIEELLLKLRSLGQEKRRSDLLMELREILKEANEPKILERSQEEDSQIARNVGQSTPTELQREHSKKSNDEFSVLENIEDILEQPPFPPPPIQNVKLNSMPYMTNVHHKPSTCVRYPRKSIWFMTRYIPNIKVFMDKEDINNFTNYYKLSHYRLPFGVKGQDRRLLGRLLNNPNLTNPDVLIDNESGRCVRCAVVGLGGVLNGSDMGRTIDRHDYVFRVNRALTKGRFAQDVGTRTSFYTFFPESQYAKEIQDPSVMPFYVIYRPYDIAYAMAMLGNDTPPLHTYDNGQTYWTPSKPKLDVRKLKIIHPDFMRYVFTRFLDSKANWPTTGALVAFLALHMCDEVNMYGFGYDSRFPLHYYDDEPVKLTRAAVGSHDVANERRLWQKLMNENILYVYNRTHA, from the exons ATGTTCCGATATCGTCGCTTCCACAGACCATTTATTCTACTGTCAATGGCCATGAGTTGTTTCATCTCAGGTTACCTTCTTGGATTTCAATATGAGCGTTCATATCTCAG GTCAATTAAAACATCTAGAGACGATGTTAAAAGCTTACGTGGTCGCCGAATCAGTCCCCACGACGCAGCTCCGAATATATTAGATTCTAATAAACTTGCAAAAATCGCTAGACTTCTGGGGGTCAAGGCAGAGACAGGGGACGTTAATGGCGTAGGATACAGACAGCTACAGTACCAAATTACAAGGATTGAAGAACTATTGCTGAAATTAAGAAGTCTTGGTCAGGAAAAAAGGCGAAGTGATCTTTTGATGGAACTCAGAGAGATTTTGAAAGAAGCGAACGAACCGAAGATACTTGAACGAAGCCAGGAAGAAGACAGCCAAATTGCGAGAAATGTCGGGCAGAGCACTCCGACTGAGCTACAACGAGAGCATAGTAAAAAAAGTAACGACGAATTTAGTGTATTGGAAAATATAGAAGATATACTGGAACAACCACCATTTCCACCTCCTCCGATACAAAATGTGAAGCTAAATTCGATGCCTTACATGACAAATGTACACCACAAGCCCTCG ACTTGCGTCCGATACCCAAGAAAATCGATATGGTTTATGACTCGATATATTCCAAACATTAAGGTTTTCATGGACAAAGAAGACATAAATAACTTCACTAACTATTACAAACTGTCACACTATAGACTGCCCTTCGGGGTGAAAGGTCAAGACCGGCGAT TGCTAGGAAGGTTACTGAATAATCCAAATTTGACAAATCCTGATGTCTTAATTGACAATGAGAGTGGCAGGTGTGTACGCTGTGCGGTGGTTGGACTTGGAGGCGTCCTCAATGGCTCCGACATGGGGAGAACAATTGATAGGCATGACTACGTCTTTAG GGTAAACAGGGCACTGACTAAAGGCAGATTTGCCCAAGATGTCGGTACAAGAACCTCCTTCTACACTTTCTTCCCAGAGTCCCAGTATGCAAAGGAGATTCAAGATCCTTCG GTCATGCCTTTTTACGTCATTTACAGACCCTATGACATCGCCTACGCTATGGCCATGCTAGGCAACGACACACCTCCACTTCACACCTATGATAACGGCCAGACATATTG GACTCCATCAAAACCTAAACTTGAtgtgcgaaagttgaaaataataCACCCAGACTTCATGAGATACGTCTTCACCAGGTTCTTAGATTCCAAGGCAAACTGGCCAACTACAG gGGCTTTGGTTGCATTTCTGGCGCTGCATATGTGTGATGAGGTCAATATGTATGGTTTTGGATACGACTCTCGTTTTCCCTTGCATTATTACGATGACGAACCCGTGAAGCTAACCAGAGCTGCCGTGGGATCTCACGATGTGGCCAATGAGAGACGGCTTTGGCAAAaattaatgaatgaaaatattctgtACGTTTACAACAGGACACATGCATGA